The sequence below is a genomic window from Serratia nevei.
CAAGATCCAAAGTAGATCGAACCTGCGCCAGTACTGGCGCAGGTTCGCAATGGGGTAGATCGAATTATTGTGCAAAATTGTGCGCAATTTTGCAGTTAACTGGATTAAAAAAAGACCGCCAATTGTGTTATCGATTAACACTATTGGCGGTCTTTATTCTATTTTCACTGTTGCCTAAACCAGTTCCACTCAGCATGGAGCCAAATGACAATCATCACGCAGCTTGATATGAACATAATATCAGGCCATTTAGTGAATCCTGTCGAGACTGAGGCAACGGATATTACGCCGGCTAAACGTGTAAACCATCTGCTGTGTATCATAATTTAAAAATTTCATTCCATGTATTGAAAAGCTCATTGTTAATGAGCTTTGTCCTATAGCTTCTTCTCTAGCATCCTGTAAACGTTAACATGCCAAGTTAGATGAGTGAATTCAAATGCACATTTTCCGATTTACTTTTGCTTTGTTGGTCATATTTGGCCACTTACTGTTACTTTTTTGTCACTTCAAATAGCTGACGCTCAGGGACGAGCATACGCTGCATAATTCAAAACTCATGCATGTTTCATGCGTTCATTGAGGGTTTCAACGATGAAAGCATTGACCGAAACCTCATGTTCTGCCGCGGCCTGATTCAGCCGTTCGCCGAACGATTCTGGGTAGCGCAAGGTGAACGTCTTGATTTTCTCCTGGCGCGCGTATGGCTCGATGCCGGCGGTGCTGCAATCGTCCAGATATTCGCGTAAAGAGATCTCGCCCTCTTTTTTAAGCCCCTGGATGCTGTCGGAAACGAAATCGCAGTAACCGGACAGGCCGAGGAATTTACCGCGAAATGCGCCCAGCTCTGGCACAAAGCTGATTACCGCCGGTTGCCCGGCGATCTCCATGGTGTTTGGGGTTGCTGCTGTTGTCTTCGTCATGGCTTAACTCCTATGCTTTCCAGCCATTCGCGGAGGTTGACCACCGCGCCTTTGTCCGTGTCCGGCGATGGGTGGGGGCGGTGAAAGTTGGCGATGCTGCCATTAAGCAGGAACTTGCAACGTGAACCGCGGCCCTCTTTGACTTCGCCACCCAGCGCCTTTATCAGTGATTCCACATCTGACCATTTTATCCCAGAGAGAACAGGTGTTTTAAATATCTGTTCTAACGTGTTTTTTTGCCGCTTCCTTAACGCTGAAACTTGTTCTTTCATGTCGCAGTCCGTGAAGTCACTTTATGAAGTCACTTTATGAAGTCATTTTGATGGTTTGATAATGTGAAGTCAAGTTGTGAAGTCACTTTATTAGCTTGTTCTAAAATCACTGATGATATCCTCGCAAAGATCGACACATTCATTGCAGATGTATACCCGCGGGCCAGCTATCATCCTGTTAACTTGATGATTACTCTTTCCACAAAAGCTGCAAAAGTACTCTTTGATTTCACCGGTTTCTGATGGTGCAGGGGATTGGCGTTGCTCTTTTTCTCCCATTCCTTCAAATAGTTCGTGATTTTTCCTCACGATGCGGGCACACCCAACTAATTCATCTGCGGTGATGTTCGCGGTCAGCATGACGTTTTGTAGGCGGCTGGTGATACCGGCCATCTTTTTGGCGTGGTCGCTGTGATGATCTGGTTCTGGAATGTGGTGACGATGTAGTTCATGTGGCATAAATCCCCCTTATTACGGTTCTTGATGCGTTTCTAATAATGCGGCCATGATCGCTGCGCGCTCGGCAGCAGGCAGGGCGCTGTAGTTTCGTGCCCAGCGTTCCGCCTTACGCTTGATTCGTTGGCGATCGATGTAGTTCGCGCCGGCAAAGGCGTGGCTGTAGGCGTTCCCTTCGGCAAAGTTCATCCATAGCTGCTCGGTGCGCGGGCCGCCGCGAGTCATCACTTGAAATTGGATGCTACGCCAGTCGCCGAGCAACTCGTCATAGAGCGCGGACGGATAGCCGGAGATCATGACGTTGGCGGGCACGGTACGCAGCACGTCGATCAGGCGGCGGTGATCGTCGACGGTATACTCGTGACGATACCGCGCGCGGCTGGTTCGGGTTTCAGGAAGGTAAGGCGGGTCGACGTAGATCAGCGTACGTCCGTATTTTTCAAAAGGAACGGCGCGCAGCAGCTTAACCGCGTCGCCGATCTCAATCATAAGACGATCGGCCTGTTCATCCAGAT
It includes:
- a CDS encoding type II toxin-antitoxin system HicB family antitoxin; its protein translation is MTKTTAATPNTMEIAGQPAVISFVPELGAFRGKFLGLSGYCDFVSDSIQGLKKEGEISLREYLDDCSTAGIEPYARQEKIKTFTLRYPESFGERLNQAAAEHEVSVNAFIVETLNERMKHA
- a CDS encoding type II toxin-antitoxin system HicA family toxin translates to MKEQVSALRKRQKNTLEQIFKTPVLSGIKWSDVESLIKALGGEVKEGRGSRCKFLLNGSIANFHRPHPSPDTDKGAVVNLREWLESIGVKP
- a CDS encoding DNA adenine methylase; translated protein: MGYLGSKAASGAYQAIISQMPPHDTYIETHLGGGAIMLRKPPAARTIGWDIDPETVEAFCQGNPDYLDEQADRLMIEIGDAVKLLRAVPFEKYGRTLIYVDPPYLPETRTSRARYRHEYTVDDHRRLIDVLRTVPANVMISGYPSALYDELLGDWRSIQFQVMTRGGPRTEQLWMNFAEGNAYSHAFAGANYIDRQRIKRKAERWARNYSALPAAERAAIMAALLETHQEP